The Ancylothrix sp. D3o genome contains the following window.
TGTGTTCTCTCTAAGCTCACAAATAAACGTTTTTCTTTACAACAATGAGTTTTGATCAGATGCTGAATTATTGGCAACCAGAGGGTCGCTACACTTAAAAAGGGTAGTTTCAAGAATCTCTGTAAATAACGACGACGACTTTCGTATAATATCGGTTGTGGAAATAGGGCTGCCAATCAATAATCCTGACCTGTTTATGAAATTGTATTAGCCCCACTAATAACTGAAGTGTTAGTAGTTGACGGGTATTTAATCGCTTTGTGAGATGGTTATGATAAAATTCAGGTAACATTTTTGTTGGACGGTCTGGTTTACAATTGGGATCGTTCTTTTTTTTACCACATTCGGCTCGCGCTTCCCAACCCAACAGTGTTTTAGCCCTCTTGTCACCCCATCAGATTAGCACTGCAAACTCAGCACGAGTAAGAGTTGCCAGTGGCTTAAAAGTTTTGTCAGGATATCCTGTAACTAAGCGTTGCGT
Protein-coding sequences here:
- a CDS encoding S-layer homology domain-containing protein, with the translated sequence TQRLVTGYPDKTFKPLATLTRAEFAVLI